A genome region from Streptomyces sp. NBC_01296 includes the following:
- the glmS gene encoding glutamine--fructose-6-phosphate transaminase (isomerizing): MCGIVGYVGAQSALDVVIAGLKRLEYRGYDSAGVAVLADGGLVAAKKAGKLVNLEKELVGHPLPAGSTGLGHTRWATHGGPTDVNAHPHLDNAGRVAVVHNGIIENFAALRAELAERGHRLESETDTEVVAHLLAERFGACGDLAEAMRQVCRRLEGAFTLVAVHADAPDVVVGARRNSPLVVGVGEGENFLASDVAAFIAHTRSAIELGQDQVVELRRDGVTVTDFAGAPASVRAYHVDWDASAAEKGGYDYFMLKEIAEQPKAVADTLLGRIDASGSLTLDEVRIPVSVLREVDKVVIVACGTAYHAGMIAKLAIEHWTRIPCETELASEFRYRDPILDQRTLVVAISQSGETMDTLMALRHAREQGAKVLAICNTNGSTIPRESDAVLYTHAGPEVAVASTKAFLTQLVACYLVALYLGQVRGTKWGDEIEAVVRELSDIAAAVDTVLETMEPVRELARSLADKNTVLFLGRHVGYPVALEGALKLKELAYMHAEGFAAGELKHGPIALIEKDLPVVVVVPSPRGRSVLHDKIVSNIQEIRARGARTIVIAEEGDEAVVPYADHLIRIPATPTLLQPLVATVPLQVFACELATARGNEVDQPRNLAKSVTVE; encoded by the coding sequence ATGTGCGGAATTGTGGGTTACGTGGGAGCGCAGTCGGCGCTCGATGTGGTCATCGCCGGACTCAAGCGGCTCGAGTACCGCGGCTACGACTCGGCGGGCGTCGCCGTGCTCGCGGACGGGGGGCTCGTCGCCGCCAAGAAGGCCGGGAAGCTGGTCAATCTGGAGAAGGAGCTGGTCGGGCACCCGCTGCCGGCCGGTTCCACGGGACTCGGGCACACCCGCTGGGCCACCCACGGCGGGCCCACCGACGTCAACGCCCACCCGCACCTGGACAACGCGGGCCGGGTGGCCGTCGTGCACAACGGCATCATCGAGAACTTCGCCGCGCTGCGCGCCGAACTGGCCGAGCGCGGGCACCGGCTGGAGTCCGAGACGGACACCGAGGTCGTCGCGCACCTGCTGGCGGAGCGGTTCGGTGCCTGCGGGGATCTCGCGGAGGCCATGCGGCAGGTGTGCCGGCGGCTGGAGGGCGCGTTCACGCTGGTCGCGGTGCACGCCGACGCGCCGGACGTGGTGGTCGGGGCGCGCCGGAACTCCCCCCTGGTGGTGGGCGTTGGGGAAGGTGAGAACTTCCTCGCCTCGGACGTGGCCGCGTTCATCGCCCACACCCGGTCCGCGATCGAGCTGGGGCAGGACCAGGTCGTCGAGCTCCGCCGCGACGGGGTCACGGTGACCGACTTCGCCGGTGCACCCGCGTCCGTGCGGGCGTACCACGTCGACTGGGACGCCTCGGCGGCCGAGAAGGGGGGGTATGACTACTTCATGCTCAAGGAGATCGCCGAGCAGCCGAAGGCTGTCGCCGACACCCTTCTGGGCAGGATCGACGCGAGCGGCTCGCTGACCCTGGACGAGGTGCGCATCCCCGTCTCGGTGCTCAGGGAGGTCGACAAGGTCGTGATCGTGGCGTGCGGTACGGCGTACCACGCGGGCATGATCGCGAAGCTGGCCATCGAGCACTGGACCCGCATCCCGTGCGAGACGGAGCTGGCGAGCGAGTTCCGCTACCGCGACCCGATCCTGGACCAGCGGACGCTGGTGGTCGCGATCTCGCAGAGCGGCGAGACCATGGACACCCTGATGGCGCTGCGGCACGCGCGCGAGCAGGGGGCCAAGGTGCTGGCCATCTGCAATACGAACGGGTCGACGATCCCGCGCGAATCGGATGCGGTGCTGTACACGCACGCCGGTCCCGAGGTGGCCGTCGCCTCGACCAAGGCGTTCCTGACGCAGCTGGTGGCCTGCTATCTGGTCGCGCTGTACCTCGGGCAGGTCCGGGGTACGAAGTGGGGCGACGAGATCGAGGCGGTGGTCCGCGAGTTGTCCGACATCGCCGCGGCCGTGGACACCGTACTGGAGACCATGGAGCCGGTCCGGGAGCTGGCGCGCTCGCTGGCGGACAAGAACACGGTGCTGTTCCTCGGGCGCCACGTCGGGTACCCGGTGGCCCTGGAGGGTGCGCTCAAGCTCAAGGAGCTGGCGTACATGCACGCCGAGGGCTTCGCGGCCGGCGAGCTCAAGCACGGGCCGATCGCGCTGATCGAGAAGGACCTGCCGGTGGTGGTCGTCGTGCCGTCGCCGCGCGGGCGTTCCGTGCTGCACGACAAGATCGTGTCGAACATCCAGGAGATCCGGGCGCGCGGGGCGCGGACCATCGTGATCGCGGAGGAGGGCGACGAGGCGGTCGTCCCGTACGCCGACCACCTGATCCGG
- the coaA gene encoding type I pantothenate kinase has product MERPGRPERPHRRAEVSPYVDLTRDEWSALRERTPLPLTADEVERLRGLGDVIDLDEVRDVYLPLSRLLNLYVGATSNLRGTLNTFLGDAGNGHGAQQGTPFVIGVAGSVAVGKSTVARLLQALLARWPEHPRVELVTTDGFLYPMKELQRRGLTSRKGFPESYDRRALTRFVADIKAGKDEVTAPVYSHLIYDIVPGEQLVVRRPDILIVEGLNVLQPALPGKDGRTRVGLADYFDFSVYVDARPEDIERWYLNRFRKLRETAFQNPFSYFRKYTQVSEEEAMEYAQTMWRTINKPNLLENVAPTRGRATLVVRKGPDHKVQKLSLRKL; this is encoded by the coding sequence ATGGAGCGCCCCGGCCGTCCCGAGCGACCTCACCGCCGGGCCGAGGTCTCTCCCTACGTCGACCTCACCCGGGACGAGTGGAGCGCCCTGCGCGAACGCACCCCGCTCCCCCTCACCGCCGACGAGGTCGAACGACTGCGCGGTCTCGGCGACGTCATCGACCTCGACGAGGTCCGGGACGTCTACCTCCCGCTCTCCCGCCTCCTCAACCTCTACGTCGGTGCCACGAGCAACCTCCGCGGCACCCTCAACACCTTCCTCGGCGACGCCGGCAACGGGCACGGCGCGCAGCAGGGCACCCCGTTCGTCATAGGGGTCGCCGGCTCCGTCGCCGTCGGCAAGTCCACCGTGGCCCGCCTGCTCCAGGCCCTGCTCGCCCGCTGGCCGGAGCACCCCCGCGTCGAGCTGGTCACCACCGACGGCTTCCTGTACCCGATGAAGGAGCTCCAGCGCCGCGGGCTCACCTCCCGCAAGGGCTTCCCGGAGTCGTACGACCGCCGCGCGCTCACCCGCTTCGTCGCCGACATCAAGGCGGGCAAGGACGAGGTGACGGCCCCCGTCTACTCGCACCTCATCTACGACATCGTCCCGGGCGAGCAGCTCGTCGTACGCCGCCCGGACATCCTGATCGTCGAGGGGCTCAACGTCCTCCAGCCGGCCCTGCCCGGCAAGGACGGCCGCACGCGCGTCGGCCTCGCCGACTACTTCGACTTCAGCGTGTACGTGGACGCCCGCCCCGAGGACATCGAGCGCTGGTACCTCAACCGGTTCCGGAAGCTGCGCGAGACCGCCTTCCAGAATCCTTTCTCCTACTTCCGCAAGTACACCCAGGTCTCCGAGGAGGAGGCCATGGAGTACGCGCAGACCATGTGGCGCACCATCAACAAGCCCAACCTCCTGGAGAACGTGGCCCCCACCCGCGGCCGCGCGACCCTCGTCGTACGCAAGGGCCCGGACCACAAGGTGCAAAAGCTCAGTCTCCGCAAGCTCTGA
- a CDS encoding DUF389 domain-containing protein, which yields MLHLRLITPADRTEAVVSVIESTVGTTHLVVLPGVAREPRGDVVLCDVAREAGDELLNELRELGIEQDGSIAVETIDLSLSRRADAAEEEAPGEAADAVLWEQLTEATHEESTLTITYVAFMILATMIAACGVALDNAILIVGAMAVGPEFGPLAGVCTAVVQRAPRLALRSLGALLIGFAAAIVATTVFSLGMDAIGQFQEGMLERPRPNTGFIWQPDPFSFVVSLLAGVAGVLSLTSAKSGALVGVAISVTTVPAGANAAVALSYGDFSQMWGSAEQLLLNLGGIMLAGILTLYAQKALWRTQRGRWVRRPKT from the coding sequence ATGCTGCACCTTCGGTTGATCACCCCGGCCGACCGGACCGAGGCCGTGGTCTCGGTCATCGAATCGACGGTCGGCACCACCCATCTGGTCGTACTGCCGGGCGTCGCCCGCGAACCCCGGGGCGACGTCGTGCTGTGCGACGTCGCCCGCGAGGCGGGGGACGAGCTGCTGAACGAGCTCCGGGAGCTGGGCATCGAGCAGGACGGCTCGATCGCCGTCGAGACCATCGACCTGTCGCTGTCCCGGCGGGCCGACGCGGCCGAGGAGGAGGCCCCGGGCGAGGCCGCCGACGCGGTGCTGTGGGAGCAGCTGACGGAGGCCACCCACGAGGAGTCCACGCTCACCATCACGTACGTCGCGTTCATGATCCTCGCGACCATGATCGCGGCATGCGGCGTCGCCCTCGACAACGCCATCCTGATCGTGGGAGCCATGGCGGTCGGTCCGGAGTTCGGCCCGCTCGCGGGCGTCTGCACCGCGGTGGTGCAGCGGGCGCCGCGGCTCGCCCTGCGATCCCTCGGCGCGCTGCTGATCGGCTTCGCCGCCGCGATCGTCGCCACGACCGTCTTCAGCCTGGGGATGGACGCGATCGGGCAGTTCCAGGAGGGGATGCTGGAGCGGCCCCGCCCGAACACCGGCTTCATCTGGCAGCCGGACCCGTTCTCGTTCGTGGTGTCGCTGCTCGCGGGCGTGGCGGGGGTGCTGTCCCTGACGTCCGCCAAGTCCGGGGCGCTGGTGGGCGTCGCGATCTCCGTGACCACCGTCCCGGCCGGTGCGAACGCCGCCGTGGCCCTCAGCTACGGCGACTTCTCCCAGATGTGGGGTTCGGCGGAGCAGCTGCTGCTGAACCTGGGCGGGATCATGCTGGCGGGCATCTTGACCCTGTACGCGCAGAAAGCGCTGTGGCGGACCCAGCGCGGCCGCTGGGTCCGCCGGCCGAAGACCTGA
- the glmM gene encoding phosphoglucosamine mutase translates to MGQLFGTDGVRGVANADLTAELALGLSVAAAHVLAEAGTFAGHRATAVVGRDPRASGEFLEAAVVAGLASAGVDVLRVGVLPTPAVAYLTGALGADLGVMLSASHNAMPDNGIKFFARGGHKLADELEDRIEAVYDEHRTGAPWDRPTGAGVGRVSDYDEGFDKYVAHLIGVLPNRLDGLKIVLDEAHGAAARVSPEAFTRAGAEVVTIGAEPDGLNINDGCGSTHLGLLKQAVVEHGADFGIAHDGDADRCLAVDGSGAEIDGDQILAVLALAMREADQLRGNTVVGTVMSNLGFKLAMEGEGIQVVQTGVGDRYVLESMKEHGYALGGEQSGHVIILDHATTGDGTLTGLMLAARVVATGRSLADLVGVMQRLPQVLINVPDVDRTRVGTSAELAAAVADAERELGTTGRVLLRPSGTEPLVRVMVEAADIEQARAVAGRLADVVKSALG, encoded by the coding sequence GTGGGACAACTCTTCGGGACGGACGGTGTACGCGGCGTCGCCAACGCGGATCTGACGGCTGAGCTCGCGCTCGGTCTCTCCGTGGCAGCTGCCCACGTACTCGCCGAGGCAGGCACCTTCGCGGGCCACCGGGCGACCGCGGTCGTCGGCCGCGACCCCCGCGCCTCCGGCGAATTCCTGGAGGCCGCGGTCGTCGCGGGCCTCGCGAGCGCGGGCGTGGACGTCCTGCGCGTCGGTGTGCTGCCCACCCCGGCGGTGGCGTATCTCACCGGTGCGCTGGGTGCCGACCTCGGCGTGATGCTCTCCGCCAGCCACAATGCGATGCCCGACAACGGCATCAAGTTCTTCGCCCGCGGCGGCCACAAGCTCGCCGACGAGCTCGAGGACCGCATCGAGGCCGTCTACGACGAGCACCGCACCGGCGCCCCCTGGGACCGTCCGACCGGCGCCGGCGTCGGCCGCGTCTCCGACTACGACGAGGGCTTCGACAAGTACGTCGCGCACCTCATCGGTGTCCTCCCCAACCGCCTGGACGGGCTCAAGATCGTCCTGGACGAGGCGCACGGCGCCGCCGCCCGCGTCTCGCCCGAGGCCTTCACCCGGGCGGGTGCCGAGGTCGTCACCATCGGCGCCGAGCCGGACGGCCTCAACATCAACGACGGCTGCGGCTCCACCCACCTGGGGCTCCTCAAGCAGGCCGTGGTCGAGCACGGCGCCGACTTCGGCATCGCGCACGACGGCGACGCGGACCGCTGCCTCGCGGTCGACGGCTCCGGCGCGGAGATCGACGGCGACCAGATCCTCGCCGTGCTGGCGCTGGCCATGCGCGAGGCCGACCAGCTGCGCGGCAACACCGTCGTCGGCACCGTGATGTCCAACCTCGGCTTCAAGCTGGCCATGGAGGGCGAGGGCATCCAGGTCGTGCAGACCGGCGTCGGCGACCGGTACGTGCTCGAGTCGATGAAGGAGCACGGCTACGCCCTCGGCGGCGAGCAGTCCGGCCACGTGATCATCCTTGACCACGCCACGACCGGCGACGGCACGCTCACCGGCCTGATGCTGGCGGCGCGCGTCGTGGCCACCGGCCGGTCGCTGGCCGACCTGGTGGGCGTCATGCAGCGGCTGCCGCAGGTGCTGATCAACGTCCCCGACGTGGACAGGACCCGGGTCGGGACCTCCGCCGAGCTGGCCGCGGCCGTCGCGGACGCCGAGCGCGAGCTGGGCACCACCGGCCGGGTGCTGCTCCGTCCGTCGGGTACCGAACCGCTCGTCCGGGTCATGGTCGAGGCCGCCGACATCGAGCAGGCCCGCGCGGTCGCCGGGCGGCTCGCGGACGTCGTCAAGTCGGCGCTCGGCTAG
- the rpsI gene encoding 30S ribosomal protein S9: protein MAETTAETTPVEEFEGNVEEYTSESEVVVEGDYTSESLAGRFGDPQPAAGLGRRKNAIARVRIVPGTGKWKINGRTLEDYFPNKVHQQEVNDPFKLLELDNRYDVIARISGGGVSGQAGALRLGVARALNEADVDNNRPALKKAGYLSRDDRAVERKKAGLKKARKAPQYSKR from the coding sequence GTGGCCGAGACCACCGCCGAGACGACCCCCGTCGAAGAGTTCGAGGGCAACGTCGAGGAGTACACCAGCGAGTCCGAGGTCGTCGTCGAGGGCGACTACACCTCCGAGTCCCTTGCCGGCCGCTTCGGCGACCCGCAGCCTGCCGCAGGCCTGGGCCGTCGCAAGAACGCCATCGCCCGCGTCCGGATCGTTCCGGGCACCGGCAAGTGGAAGATCAACGGTCGCACCCTTGAGGACTACTTCCCCAACAAGGTGCACCAGCAGGAAGTCAACGACCCGTTCAAGCTCCTTGAGCTGGACAACCGCTACGACGTCATCGCCCGCATCTCGGGTGGCGGCGTTTCCGGCCAGGCCGGCGCCCTGCGCCTCGGCGTGGCCCGTGCGCTGAACGAGGCGGACGTGGACAACAACCGCCCGGCGCTGAAGAAGGCCGGCTACCTCTCCCGCGACGACCGTGCGGTCGAGCGCAAGAAGGCCGGTCTCAAGAAGGCCCGTAAGGCCCCGCAGTACAGCAAGCGTTAA
- the rplM gene encoding 50S ribosomal protein L13: MRTFSPKPGDISRQWLVIDAQDVVLGRLATQAAALLRGKHKPTYAPHMDMGDFVVIINADKVHLSGNKATQKMAYRHSGFPGGLRSVRYDDLLANNPEKAVEKAIKGMLPKNTLGRQMLSKLKVYSGDQHPHAAQQPVPFEITQVAQ, translated from the coding sequence GTGCGTACGTTCAGCCCCAAGCCCGGCGACATCTCGCGCCAGTGGCTCGTCATCGACGCCCAGGACGTTGTCCTCGGCCGTCTGGCGACCCAGGCCGCTGCCCTCCTGCGGGGCAAGCACAAGCCGACCTATGCGCCTCACATGGACATGGGCGACTTCGTCGTCATCATCAACGCCGACAAGGTTCACCTGTCCGGCAACAAGGCGACCCAGAAGATGGCGTACCGCCACTCCGGTTTCCCGGGCGGTCTGCGTTCCGTGCGCTACGACGACCTCCTGGCGAACAACCCGGAGAAGGCCGTCGAGAAGGCCATCAAGGGCATGCTCCCCAAGAACACCCTGGGCCGTCAGATGCTCTCGAAGCTGAAGGTCTACTCGGGCGACCAGCACCCCCACGCTGCCCAGCAGCCGGTGCCGTTCGAGATCACCCAGGTCGCGCAGTAG
- a CDS encoding glycosyltransferase family 87 protein, producing MKREHHGAGNRLLDWLLRPASRPWQLVSLAVVLGVCVSTSLRENWGSDNAFVVKAAQTLLAGGSPYEDKRFLYLPSAVLMAVPEALLPTAVLRWTLPVAMSGLLGIGWLAALRMFSVPLRSRFAVVGFAALALAYKPYVNLVLIGNWTAISAAALPVALLLVRRRRWGSAGLVIGLAIACKPMLVPVGLLFVMARRWRGLTAAVLVPLGLSLAGALLMPSPSLFFTKTLPFLLNGQDAYALPWDASPIAVLPRLGVPEPVAVLVAFSGAGAGLWAAWTRWRRTGEETDGGELRLAETACMVMLAAFLVSRPSFDHYLLVVLPLLLASAVRPGSMPRSPWFWLALTPQVALLPWPSELAHKRRAFKDCATLCGVAIVLARRALRSGRVTLEPVTTAGSPPRTEPECAATPAESASRTAF from the coding sequence ATGAAGCGGGAGCACCACGGCGCCGGCAACCGGCTGCTCGACTGGCTGCTGCGGCCCGCGTCCCGGCCCTGGCAGCTCGTCTCCCTCGCCGTGGTCCTGGGGGTCTGCGTCTCCACGAGCCTGCGGGAGAACTGGGGCTCCGACAACGCCTTTGTGGTCAAGGCGGCGCAGACGCTGCTGGCCGGCGGGTCGCCGTACGAGGACAAGCGCTTCCTGTACCTGCCCAGCGCGGTCCTGATGGCCGTTCCCGAGGCGCTGCTGCCGACGGCGGTGCTGCGCTGGACCCTGCCGGTCGCGATGTCCGGGCTGCTGGGCATCGGGTGGCTGGCCGCGCTGCGGATGTTCTCGGTCCCGCTGCGCTCGCGCTTCGCCGTCGTCGGGTTCGCGGCGCTGGCCCTGGCCTACAAGCCGTACGTGAACCTCGTGCTGATCGGCAACTGGACGGCGATCTCGGCGGCCGCGCTGCCGGTGGCGCTGCTGCTCGTGCGGCGGCGGCGCTGGGGGTCGGCCGGGCTGGTGATAGGGCTGGCGATCGCCTGCAAGCCGATGCTGGTGCCGGTCGGGCTGCTGTTCGTGATGGCGCGGCGGTGGCGGGGTCTGACCGCAGCCGTGCTGGTGCCGCTGGGGCTCTCGCTGGCGGGCGCGCTGCTGATGCCGAGCCCGTCGCTGTTCTTCACCAAGACCCTGCCGTTCCTGCTCAACGGGCAGGACGCGTACGCGCTGCCCTGGGACGCCTCGCCCATTGCGGTGCTGCCCCGGCTGGGGGTGCCGGAGCCGGTGGCGGTGCTGGTGGCCTTCTCGGGGGCCGGGGCGGGGCTGTGGGCCGCCTGGACGCGGTGGCGGCGCACGGGGGAGGAGACGGACGGGGGAGAGCTGAGGCTCGCGGAGACGGCCTGCATGGTGATGCTCGCCGCATTCCTGGTCTCGCGGCCGTCCTTCGACCACTACCTGCTGGTGGTGCTGCCGCTGCTGCTGGCCTCGGCGGTGCGGCCGGGGTCGATGCCCCGCTCGCCCTGGTTCTGGCTGGCCCTGACGCCCCAGGTGGCGCTGCTGCCGTGGCCCTCGGAGCTGGCCCACAAGCGGCGCGCCTTCAAGGACTGCGCCACCCTCTGCGGAGTCGCGATTGTGCTGGCGCGTCGTGCGCTGCGCTCAGGTCGGGTTACTCTGGAGCCCGTAACAACTGCGGGGTCCCCACCCAGGACCGAACCGGAGTGCGCCGCGACGCCAGCAGAATCGGCATCGCGGACCGCGTTTTGA
- a CDS encoding ABC-F family ATP-binding cassette domain-containing protein: MGHLEASHLEYYLPDGRVLLPDVSFRVGEGSVVALVGANGAGKTTLLKLISGDLQPHGGGTTVSGGLGVMSQFVGSVRDETTVRDLLVSVAQPRLRAAAKAVDHAEHLIMTVDDEAAQMAYAQALSDWADVQGYEAETLWDVCTMAALAVPYDAAQFREVRTLSGGEQKRLVLEALLRGPDEVLLLDEPDNYLDVPGKRWLEEQLKATRKTVLFVSHDRELLSTAAEKIISLEPSPMGTDVWVHGSGFGTYHEARKERFARFEELKRRWDEEHARLKALVLRLRNQAASSPDMASRYRAMQTRFQKFEEAGPPPEPPREQDIRMRLKGGRTGVRALTVENLELTGLMKPFSLEVFYGERVAVLGSNGSGKSHFLRLLAGEDVKHTGDFKLGARVVAGHFAQTHAHPELFGRTLVDILWTEAAKPLGAAMGVLRRYELERQGDQPFEKLSGGQQARFQILLLELAGTTALLLDEPTDNLDLESAEALQDGLESYEGTVLCVTHDRWFARTFDRFLVFGSDGVVRETQEPVWDERRVERRR, translated from the coding sequence ATGGGACATCTCGAAGCCAGCCACCTGGAGTACTACCTTCCCGACGGGCGGGTCCTGCTCCCCGACGTCTCCTTCCGCGTGGGGGAGGGGTCGGTGGTCGCCCTCGTCGGGGCGAACGGGGCCGGCAAGACCACCCTGCTGAAGCTGATCTCCGGTGACCTCCAGCCGCACGGCGGCGGGACCACCGTCAGCGGCGGCCTCGGCGTGATGTCGCAGTTCGTGGGCTCCGTACGGGACGAGACGACCGTACGGGACCTGCTGGTCTCCGTGGCCCAGCCCCGGCTCCGGGCCGCCGCGAAGGCCGTCGACCACGCCGAGCACCTGATCATGACGGTGGACGACGAGGCCGCCCAGATGGCGTACGCGCAGGCGCTCAGCGACTGGGCCGACGTCCAGGGCTACGAGGCGGAGACCCTGTGGGACGTCTGCACCATGGCCGCGCTGGCCGTCCCGTACGACGCCGCGCAGTTCCGCGAGGTGCGCACGCTGTCGGGCGGTGAGCAGAAGCGGCTGGTCCTGGAGGCCCTGCTGCGCGGGCCGGACGAGGTGCTGCTGCTCGACGAGCCGGACAACTACCTGGACGTCCCGGGCAAGCGGTGGCTGGAGGAGCAGCTCAAGGCCACCCGCAAGACCGTGCTCTTCGTGTCGCACGACCGGGAGCTGCTGTCCACGGCCGCCGAGAAGATCATCAGCCTGGAGCCGAGCCCGATGGGCACCGACGTCTGGGTGCACGGCTCTGGCTTCGGCACGTACCACGAGGCCCGCAAGGAGCGCTTCGCGCGCTTCGAGGAGCTCAAGCGGCGCTGGGACGAGGAGCACGCCCGTCTGAAGGCGCTGGTCCTGCGGCTGCGCAACCAGGCGGCGAGCAGCCCCGACATGGCCTCGCGCTACCGGGCGATGCAGACGCGTTTCCAGAAGTTCGAGGAGGCGGGCCCGCCGCCGGAGCCGCCGCGCGAGCAGGACATCCGGATGCGCCTGAAGGGCGGCCGGACCGGCGTGCGCGCGCTGACCGTGGAGAACCTCGAGCTCACGGGCCTGATGAAGCCGTTCTCGCTGGAGGTCTTCTACGGGGAGCGGGTCGCGGTGCTCGGCTCGAACGGTTCCGGGAAGTCGCACTTCCTGCGGCTGCTGGCGGGCGAGGACGTCAAGCACACGGGCGACTTCAAGCTGGGTGCCCGGGTGGTCGCCGGACACTTCGCGCAGACCCACGCGCACCCCGAGCTGTTCGGCCGCACCCTGGTCGACATCCTGTGGACGGAGGCCGCGAAGCCGCTCGGCGCCGCGATGGGCGTCCTGCGCCGGTACGAGCTGGAGCGCCAGGGGGACCAGCCGTTCGAGAAGCTGTCGGGCGGCCAGCAGGCGCGTTTCCAGATCCTGCTGCTGGAGCTGGCGGGCACCACGGCGCTGCTGCTGGACGAGCCCACGGACAACCTGGACCTGGAGTCCGCGGAGGCGCTGCAGGACGGCCTGGAGTCGTACGAGGGCACTGTGCTGTGCGTCACGCACGACCGGTGGTTCGCGCGGACATTTGACCGTTTCCTGGTCTTCGGTTCCGACGGTGTTGTGCGAGAGACTCAGGAACCCGTTTGGGACGAGCGACGCGTCGAGCGCCGCCGCTGA
- the truA gene encoding tRNA pseudouridine(38-40) synthase TruA yields the protein MSDEVEPGHVRVRLDLSYDGKDFSGWAKQRVLRTVQGELESALQTVMRLPDPVELTVAGRTDAGVHARGQVAQFDLAEEVWAEHHDKLLRRLAGRLPHDVRVWKAAEAPEGFNARFSAIWRRYAYRVGDHQGGVDPLRRGHVLWHQWPLDVDAMNEAAAPLLGEHDFAAYCKKREGATTIRTLQQLSWERAEDGIITATVRADAFCHNMVRSLVGALLHVGDGHRPTDWPGKVLRAAVRDSSVHVVKPHGLTLEEVGYPADELLAARSKEARNMRTLPGAGCC from the coding sequence GTGAGTGACGAGGTGGAGCCCGGGCACGTCCGGGTACGGCTGGACCTGTCGTACGACGGGAAGGACTTCTCCGGCTGGGCGAAGCAGCGCGTGCTGCGGACCGTGCAGGGCGAGCTGGAGTCGGCCCTGCAGACCGTGATGCGGCTGCCGGACCCGGTCGAGCTGACCGTGGCCGGGCGGACCGACGCGGGCGTGCACGCCCGCGGGCAGGTCGCCCAGTTCGACCTGGCCGAGGAGGTGTGGGCCGAGCACCACGACAAGCTGCTGCGCCGCCTCGCCGGCCGGCTGCCGCACGACGTACGGGTGTGGAAGGCCGCCGAGGCCCCCGAGGGCTTCAACGCGCGCTTCTCCGCCATCTGGCGGCGCTACGCGTACCGCGTCGGCGACCACCAGGGCGGCGTCGACCCGCTGCGCCGCGGGCACGTGCTGTGGCACCAGTGGCCCCTGGACGTGGACGCCATGAACGAGGCCGCCGCCCCGCTGCTCGGCGAGCACGACTTCGCCGCGTACTGCAAGAAGCGCGAGGGCGCCACGACCATCCGCACCCTCCAGCAGCTCAGCTGGGAGCGCGCCGAGGACGGGATCATCACGGCGACCGTCCGCGCCGACGCCTTCTGCCACAACATGGTCCGCTCGCTGGTCGGCGCCCTGCTGCACGTCGGGGACGGGCACCGGCCGACCGACTGGCCCGGCAAGGTCCTGCGGGCCGCCGTACGGGACTCCTCGGTGCACGTCGTGAAGCCGCACGGGCTCACCCTGGAGGAGGTCGGCTACCCGGCGGACGAGCTGCTGGCCGCCCGCAGCAAGGAAGCGCGCAACATGCGCACCCTCCCGGGCGCCGGCTGCTGCTGA
- the rplQ gene encoding 50S ribosomal protein L17, with product MPRPAKGARLGGSAAHEKHLLANLAKALFEHGRITTTEAKARRLRPYAERLVTKAKKGDIHNRRLVLQTITDKSIVHTLFTEIAPRYENRPGGYTRITKIGNRRGDNAPMAVIELVEALTVAQQATGEAEAATKRAVKEAEAVETPAEETKEA from the coding sequence ATGCCGCGTCCCGCAAAGGGTGCCCGTCTGGGCGGCAGCGCCGCGCACGAGAAGCACCTTCTCGCGAACCTCGCGAAGGCGCTCTTCGAGCACGGCCGCATCACCACCACCGAGGCCAAGGCCCGTCGCCTGCGTCCCTACGCCGAGCGTCTGGTCACCAAGGCCAAGAAGGGCGACATCCACAACCGTCGCCTGGTGCTGCAGACGATCACGGACAAGAGCATCGTGCACACGCTGTTCACCGAGATCGCCCCGCGCTACGAGAACCGCCCCGGTGGTTACACGCGCATCACCAAGATCGGCAACCGTCGTGGCGACAACGCCCCGATGGCCGTGATCGAGCTGGTCGAGGCCCTTACGGTCGCCCAGCAGGCCACCGGTGAGGCCGAGGCCGCCACCAAGCGTGCGGTCAAGGAGGCGGAGGCTGTCGAGACCCCCGCCGAGGAGACCAAGGAGGCCTGA